One window of the Synechococcus sp. CC9311 genome contains the following:
- the glpK gene encoding glycerol kinase GlpK, whose product MAMAAPPLLLALDQGTSSSRAALFDTDGRPVASASAPLEIHYPADGWVEQSPSAIWESQRLAMSRLEQAITPEQRQAVISCGITNQRETTTLWKRSDGSPCGPALVWQDGRTADLCKQWKASGLETSWRARTGLMLDPYFSASKIRWLLDHESAASSAAAQGDLCFGTVDSWLLWQLSGGTVHATDMSNASRTLLMDLKQRQWIDDACAEIGLPKQALPELRPCRGDFGVIQAGLPFAGVPIQALLGDQQAATLGQLCLQPGEGKCTYGTGAFLVVNTGATIRHSDAGLLSTLGWTDQHGTPTYCLEGSLFNAGTVVQWLRDGLGIIRSAEEVNPLAQEVENSAGVMLVPAFTGWGTPHWDPSARGLLIGITRDTRRGHIARAALEGIAFSVASLVELAEQSMEQSLGELAVDGGAAASDLLLQAQADSTGLNVRRPVHLESTARGVALLAGLQAGAIADLKDLVPNRTQDSRVFEPLQTLEQRQHWRQRWNDAVSRSLHWNG is encoded by the coding sequence ATGGCTATGGCAGCACCGCCCCTCCTGCTCGCACTAGATCAAGGCACCAGCAGCTCACGCGCTGCTTTATTCGATACGGATGGCCGCCCAGTCGCTAGCGCTTCCGCCCCCCTTGAAATTCACTACCCCGCCGATGGCTGGGTGGAACAAAGCCCCTCGGCGATCTGGGAAAGCCAGCGCCTGGCGATGAGCCGCCTTGAGCAGGCGATTACTCCAGAGCAGCGCCAAGCCGTAATCAGCTGCGGCATTACCAATCAGCGCGAAACCACCACGCTCTGGAAACGAAGCGATGGGAGCCCCTGCGGCCCAGCCCTGGTTTGGCAGGACGGTCGCACCGCCGATCTCTGTAAGCAATGGAAGGCAAGCGGCCTTGAAACGAGCTGGAGAGCTCGAACCGGCCTAATGCTCGACCCCTATTTCAGCGCGAGCAAAATTCGCTGGCTTCTCGACCATGAGTCCGCCGCAAGCAGCGCCGCTGCCCAGGGTGATCTCTGCTTTGGAACTGTGGACAGCTGGCTCCTATGGCAGCTCAGTGGCGGAACAGTCCATGCCACAGACATGAGCAATGCCAGCCGCACCCTGCTAATGGATCTGAAACAGCGGCAATGGATCGATGATGCTTGCGCTGAAATTGGCTTACCGAAGCAGGCCCTCCCAGAGCTCAGGCCCTGCCGTGGAGATTTCGGCGTCATCCAAGCAGGTTTGCCCTTCGCTGGCGTGCCCATTCAAGCCCTGCTTGGCGACCAACAGGCCGCAACCCTGGGGCAACTCTGCCTGCAACCAGGCGAAGGCAAATGCACCTACGGCACCGGCGCCTTTCTCGTAGTAAACACCGGTGCAACCATCCGCCATTCCGACGCTGGCCTACTCAGCACCCTGGGCTGGACCGATCAGCACGGGACACCCACCTATTGCTTAGAGGGAAGCCTGTTCAATGCGGGCACGGTGGTGCAATGGCTGCGCGACGGCCTTGGCATTATTCGAAGTGCCGAGGAGGTCAATCCCCTGGCGCAAGAGGTGGAGAACTCTGCCGGGGTGATGCTTGTTCCAGCCTTCACCGGATGGGGCACACCTCACTGGGACCCCAGTGCCCGTGGTCTCTTGATCGGGATCACCCGCGACACCCGCCGAGGCCATATCGCCCGAGCCGCCCTGGAAGGAATCGCCTTCTCCGTAGCCAGTCTTGTGGAGTTGGCAGAGCAATCCATGGAGCAAAGCCTCGGGGAGCTTGCTGTGGATGGAGGAGCAGCTGCTTCCGATCTGCTCTTGCAAGCCCAAGCCGACAGCACTGGTTTAAACGTGCGCCGCCCAGTTCACCTGGAAAGCACCGCTCGTGGTGTGGCCCTGTTAGCTGGCTTACAAGCCGGCGCAATTGCCGACCTCAAGGACTTGGTACCGAATCGCACCCAAGACTCCAGGGTGTTTGAGCCCTTACAAACCCTGGAGCAACGCCAACACTGGCGCCAGCGTTGGAACGATGCTGTGAGTAGGAGCCTTCACTGGAATGGCTGA
- a CDS encoding glycoside hydrolase family 13 protein, which produces MGSEACKGMAETPRIGRFPAWVAEAVVYQVFPDRFRRSGRVEAQQGLSMQPWGTEPVEHGFQGGDLYGVIDALDHLQGLGVTCLYLTPVFSSAANHRYHTYNYLEVDPLLGGNQALDALIAAVHQRGMRLILDGVFNHCGRGFWAFHHLLENGDSSPYRQWFHVHQWPLRPYPGRGQACGYSCWWNDPALPKFNHDHAPVKDHLLAVGKYWLERGIDGWRLDVPDEVPSEFWMDFRRMVKAVNPEAWIVGEIWGDARPWLQGEHFDGVMNYRLGWSSLCWVAGSRLRRRYHNPMYPLRPLQTEALLEIWSETQGWYAPEVNRCQLNLLDSHDVPRALHSLKGDVAALSLALLMLMLQPGAPCLYYGTEAGLEGGAEPDCREAMPWEEPWPHDLCTMIKALTKIRQQVEALRECGLFWQACASDGLIGRAPGVVVVVNRSRRKALLLESHDVPQVGWKTNDALIGTYQVARHALGPQSAVLFKALR; this is translated from the coding sequence ATGGGATCAGAGGCCTGCAAAGGAATGGCGGAGACACCACGCATTGGCCGGTTCCCCGCTTGGGTTGCTGAGGCGGTGGTGTATCAAGTATTCCCTGATCGTTTTCGCCGGAGCGGCAGGGTGGAAGCCCAGCAGGGTTTGTCGATGCAGCCCTGGGGTACAGAGCCGGTAGAGCATGGGTTTCAGGGGGGAGATCTGTATGGCGTGATCGATGCTCTCGACCACCTTCAAGGGTTGGGAGTGACCTGCTTGTATCTCACGCCGGTATTTAGTTCGGCGGCCAACCATCGCTATCACACCTACAACTATCTCGAGGTGGACCCACTCCTGGGAGGCAATCAAGCCCTTGATGCCCTGATTGCCGCAGTGCATCAACGAGGCATGCGCCTGATCCTCGATGGGGTGTTCAACCATTGCGGGCGAGGCTTTTGGGCGTTTCATCATTTGCTGGAAAACGGTGATAGCTCTCCCTATCGCCAGTGGTTCCATGTGCATCAGTGGCCGCTGCGGCCCTATCCGGGCAGGGGCCAGGCCTGTGGCTACAGCTGCTGGTGGAATGATCCAGCGCTACCGAAGTTCAACCACGACCATGCCCCCGTCAAGGACCACCTATTAGCTGTTGGGAAGTACTGGCTGGAACGGGGCATCGACGGTTGGCGTTTGGACGTGCCCGATGAGGTGCCATCGGAGTTTTGGATGGACTTTCGGCGCATGGTGAAGGCGGTGAACCCAGAGGCCTGGATCGTGGGTGAGATTTGGGGCGATGCCCGGCCGTGGCTCCAAGGGGAGCATTTCGATGGGGTGATGAATTACCGCTTGGGCTGGAGCAGCCTCTGCTGGGTGGCTGGCTCTCGCCTGCGTCGTCGCTATCACAATCCGATGTACCCGTTGCGCCCCCTCCAGACGGAGGCATTGCTTGAGATCTGGTCTGAGACGCAGGGATGGTATGCGCCGGAGGTGAATCGCTGCCAGCTCAATCTTTTGGATAGTCACGATGTGCCCCGGGCCTTGCACAGCCTGAAAGGAGATGTGGCTGCGCTGTCTTTGGCGTTGCTGATGTTGATGCTTCAGCCCGGGGCCCCTTGCCTCTACTACGGAACGGAAGCGGGTCTGGAGGGTGGTGCCGAACCGGACTGTCGCGAGGCGATGCCGTGGGAGGAGCCTTGGCCCCATGATTTGTGCACGATGATCAAAGCGTTGACCAAGATTCGCCAACAGGTTGAGGCCTTGAGAGAATGTGGGTTGTTCTGGCAGGCTTGCGCCAGTGATGGCCTCATAGGCCGCGCGCCTGGGGTGGTAGTGGTTGTAAACCGCTCTCGAAGGAAAGCTTTGCTACTGGAGTCTCACGACGTTCCGCAAGTTGGCTGGAAGACGAATGACGCGTTGATTGGCACTTACCAGGTGGCTCGCCATGCACTTGGTCCTCAATCAGCGGTGTTATTTAAGGCTCTAAGATGA
- a CDS encoding ATP-binding protein, producing MKTQFKSLAEKLTRTTGLQLILVAGSLSILGFSVGRNNVIEQKESHRAHLPVIRVSERLSSKISFPTIINQLNEEAISADPELLKDFDKLSLRFWRQLRSFPVDYINYGSEDGSFLGIEKSEDGSLFHNEDSARLGRGKMFVYSMTTTGERLKQEDVIPEMSPTHQEAWYVDTVKAGKPTWSKIYSWEDQPETFSISYNAPIFNQEEKLIGVVGVDMIIDKLSNWLQDAWKDQSGLALIVEKNGNVVASSKPKIVLVRSGKTIQRANIQELDSPLAKSLSRRYFSQQGENLLVNEKNFKQELVQISSLGSQHFVLRATPWGQEFGLDWFLVTGTSADQEVSMAERNLMLMIFISIAALLLALAINRRLINALLTPLGALTSASQSTEQQITDTTKQPEVLSFKCEIQKSGAKEFSDLHQAITAMVKAFNNLTQSLKSKEKQIIELFKEKQDKDEQELSVMSKKLKTSLEAGSIAHEINQPLSILKLTSQTLINALDNNSKSPNISELKQQLSTINSQSERIILITDKVRALLRNAQTELSDLDLKQVVQSSLRYIHSNNPGSHGWINSKQIDSIADSSAVITGDAVQLQIALINIFKNSIESLREPQHHAPLILVSLKENENFWIIEIEDNGGGLLPEMSEESLMKSNKPDGTGLGLFIVRMTMESHNGHLSLLNGSQGGLLAQLSLPKNS from the coding sequence ATGAAAACACAATTTAAGTCATTAGCAGAAAAGCTAACTCGCACGACAGGGCTTCAGCTGATTCTCGTTGCAGGATCTCTCAGCATTTTAGGGTTTAGTGTTGGACGCAACAATGTAATTGAGCAGAAAGAATCCCATCGCGCGCATCTACCAGTCATACGAGTATCAGAACGATTAAGCAGCAAGATCAGTTTTCCAACGATTATTAATCAGCTCAACGAAGAGGCGATCTCTGCCGACCCAGAGTTACTGAAGGATTTCGATAAGCTCAGCCTACGTTTCTGGAGGCAGCTTCGCTCATTCCCAGTTGATTACATCAACTATGGATCAGAAGACGGGTCATTTCTTGGCATCGAAAAAAGCGAGGATGGCAGTCTTTTCCACAACGAAGACAGCGCACGGTTAGGTCGGGGGAAAATGTTTGTTTACAGCATGACGACAACGGGGGAACGTCTTAAGCAGGAAGATGTAATCCCAGAGATGAGCCCAACACACCAAGAAGCTTGGTACGTCGATACCGTGAAAGCTGGAAAACCAACATGGAGCAAGATTTATTCCTGGGAAGACCAGCCAGAAACCTTTTCAATTTCGTACAACGCACCAATCTTTAATCAGGAAGAAAAGCTTATTGGAGTTGTTGGCGTTGACATGATCATCGACAAACTAAGCAACTGGCTTCAAGACGCATGGAAAGATCAGTCAGGCCTGGCATTAATTGTAGAGAAAAATGGAAATGTAGTTGCCAGTTCAAAGCCTAAAATAGTGCTTGTTCGCTCAGGCAAAACAATCCAGAGAGCCAATATTCAAGAACTAGACTCTCCATTAGCAAAATCCCTTTCAAGGAGATACTTTTCGCAACAAGGAGAGAATCTTCTTGTTAATGAAAAAAACTTTAAACAAGAACTTGTTCAAATCTCAAGTTTAGGCTCACAGCACTTTGTTTTGAGAGCTACACCTTGGGGACAAGAGTTCGGCCTCGATTGGTTTTTAGTAACGGGTACATCAGCTGATCAAGAAGTGAGCATGGCAGAGCGGAATTTGATGCTGATGATTTTCATCAGCATTGCAGCCCTCCTTCTAGCCTTAGCTATTAACCGCCGCTTGATTAATGCCCTACTCACACCCCTAGGAGCATTAACATCAGCAAGCCAAAGCACAGAACAACAAATTACAGATACAACAAAACAACCTGAAGTGCTCAGCTTCAAATGTGAGATTCAAAAATCTGGAGCCAAGGAATTTAGCGATCTCCATCAAGCCATTACAGCCATGGTGAAAGCATTCAATAATCTCACCCAAAGCCTAAAGAGTAAAGAAAAACAAATCATCGAACTGTTCAAAGAAAAACAAGATAAAGATGAACAAGAGCTTTCCGTGATGAGCAAAAAATTAAAAACAAGCCTTGAAGCTGGATCCATCGCTCACGAAATCAACCAACCCCTAAGCATCCTAAAGCTGACATCTCAGACCTTGATCAATGCTCTTGACAACAACAGCAAAAGCCCAAATATATCTGAGCTTAAACAACAGCTTTCAACTATCAATTCTCAATCAGAGAGGATTATTTTGATTACAGATAAAGTACGAGCACTTCTCCGCAATGCCCAAACAGAACTCTCTGATCTCGATTTAAAGCAAGTAGTTCAAAGCAGCTTGCGCTATATCCACTCAAATAATCCAGGCAGTCATGGCTGGATCAACAGTAAACAAATCGACTCGATTGCAGATTCAAGCGCAGTCATTACAGGGGATGCAGTGCAATTACAAATTGCTCTCATCAATATTTTTAAAAACTCTATCGAATCTTTACGCGAGCCTCAACATCATGCTCCATTAATACTTGTAAGCTTGAAAGAAAATGAAAACTTCTGGATCATAGAGATTGAAGATAATGGAGGAGGTCTTTTGCCAGAGATGAGTGAAGAGTCTCTGATGAAAAGCAATAAACCCGATGGCACAGGACTTGGCCTGTTCATTGTGCGCATGACGATGGAGAGCCATAACGGTCATTTATCTCTTCTCAACGGTTCACAGGGAGGACTGCTTGCCCAACTCAGTCTTCCCAAAAATAGCTAA
- a CDS encoding response regulator transcription factor, which translates to MNCLVLEDQQIFLDLLGSMVKSFTEISAVFKANSIESAREISSQQTIDLAILDIYLPDGLCNDLAQHLALQNPDIKIIILSGAAQEFVCPEGLKEAIYGIVDKTDAFDALRHCINVIVKPAHQDLTERQQTIYNLIGEGKTTKEIAKKLGSAHSTIETHRKAIALKLNVSGAELIRRAALTRTIQSIDQ; encoded by the coding sequence ATGAACTGCCTCGTGCTGGAAGACCAGCAGATATTCCTTGACCTCCTTGGCTCCATGGTCAAAAGCTTCACCGAGATATCGGCTGTCTTCAAAGCAAATAGCATCGAATCTGCGCGCGAAATCTCGAGTCAACAAACAATTGATCTTGCAATTCTTGATATCTATCTGCCAGATGGGCTCTGTAACGACCTAGCGCAACATTTAGCCCTTCAAAATCCGGACATCAAAATAATCATCCTTTCAGGCGCAGCACAAGAGTTTGTTTGCCCTGAAGGCCTTAAAGAAGCCATTTACGGCATCGTCGACAAAACCGATGCTTTTGATGCTTTGCGACATTGCATCAATGTGATCGTGAAGCCAGCTCATCAAGACTTAACCGAGCGCCAGCAAACGATCTACAATCTTATTGGAGAGGGAAAAACCACAAAGGAGATTGCCAAAAAACTTGGCAGCGCTCATTCAACGATAGAAACACATCGCAAAGCGATTGCCCTGAAACTGAATGTCAGCGGTGCTGAACTCATCAGAAGAGCAGCTTTGACACGCACCATTCAAAGCATCGATCAATGA
- the aroQ gene encoding type II 3-dehydroquinate dehydratase, protein MHLLLLNGPNLNLLGQREPGLYGRQTLDQIETALSERASADGLTLECFQSNFEGALVERIHQAMGKVDGILINAGAYTHTSIAIRDALLGTAIPFVELHLSNTHAREPFRHRSFLADRAVGVICGFGPVSYDLALDGLVRYLRNSASGGVG, encoded by the coding sequence ATGCACCTGTTGCTGCTCAACGGCCCCAACCTCAATCTGCTGGGCCAGAGAGAACCAGGCCTTTATGGTCGCCAAACCCTGGATCAGATCGAGACGGCACTCAGCGAGCGGGCCAGCGCTGATGGCCTAACGCTGGAGTGTTTCCAGAGCAATTTTGAAGGTGCCTTGGTGGAAAGGATCCATCAGGCGATGGGGAAGGTGGATGGCATCCTCATCAATGCAGGGGCTTACACCCATACCTCGATTGCAATCCGTGATGCCCTGTTGGGGACAGCCATCCCCTTCGTGGAGCTGCACTTGAGCAACACCCATGCCCGTGAACCATTTCGGCATCGTTCATTTCTCGCCGACCGTGCCGTTGGCGTGATTTGTGGTTTTGGCCCCGTTAGTTACGACTTGGCCTTGGATGGTTTGGTCCGCTACCTGCGGAACTCTGCGAGCGGAGGGGTGGGCTGA
- a CDS encoding tRNA-(ms[2]io[6]A)-hydroxylase translates to MAPTSVASIRWLAASTSASWVQQAILRPMEVLIDHAHCERKAAGSAVQLMFRYLCEPGLGEVLSPLAREELEHFEQVLALLQARGRYLEPLPSPGYGGFLAKHIRKEEPLRMLDSFLVAGLIEARSHERMALLAEHSPEDDLKDLYGSLLLSEARHFGLYWVLCEQRWDRSVIVPRLEELAQVEVAALTGKLENPEDVRMHSVGVDVR, encoded by the coding sequence ATGGCTCCAACCTCTGTGGCCAGCATTCGTTGGTTGGCTGCATCTACGAGTGCTTCTTGGGTGCAGCAAGCGATTTTGAGACCGATGGAGGTCTTGATTGATCATGCGCATTGCGAGCGCAAAGCAGCGGGGTCTGCGGTGCAGCTGATGTTTCGTTATCTCTGCGAACCAGGCCTGGGGGAAGTGTTGAGTCCGTTGGCGCGCGAGGAGCTTGAGCATTTTGAGCAGGTGCTTGCGTTGTTGCAGGCGCGAGGCCGCTATCTCGAGCCCTTGCCATCCCCTGGATATGGCGGCTTTCTTGCCAAGCACATTCGCAAAGAGGAGCCGCTGCGGATGCTGGATTCGTTTTTGGTGGCAGGTTTGATCGAAGCCCGCAGCCATGAACGAATGGCGTTGTTGGCGGAGCACAGTCCGGAGGACGATTTAAAGGACCTTTATGGAAGCTTGTTGTTAAGTGAGGCTCGTCATTTTGGTCTCTACTGGGTGTTGTGCGAACAGCGTTGGGATCGTTCAGTGATCGTGCCCCGCTTGGAGGAGCTTGCACAGGTTGAAGTGGCTGCCCTGACTGGAAAGTTGGAGAATCCGGAGGACGTGAGAATGCATTCAGTAGGAGTTGATGTTCGCTGA
- a CDS encoding response regulator transcription factor, translating to MVHKYQIVTIGKRTIRRYHHSSIHRQKQLRLNPSEGALKKAVDACKQMLANKRVLVCSKNRLTLTAVSLAEPILQSLIGGTTTEDEALEIQLESNPDLLITSEDLERGYGIRLVEKAKRQSPDIKALIFLSRETPEVVQEAMEAGADGVMFVSSMGTGDGDFINALRTTNNGGIYYPRAVLEAATANVKPAPILVDPLSERELEVIQCIICGMKNTEIADSLLVSAETVKSHVSTVIHKLGVRDRTQAAVFALTHGLVEAHI from the coding sequence ATGGTGCATAAATATCAAATCGTCACGATTGGCAAAAGGACAATTCGCAGGTACCATCATTCATCTATTCACAGACAAAAACAGTTGAGGCTTAACCCATCTGAGGGCGCATTAAAGAAGGCAGTTGATGCATGCAAGCAAATGCTGGCAAACAAAAGAGTCTTGGTTTGCTCTAAAAACAGGCTTACGCTCACCGCAGTAAGCCTTGCTGAGCCAATCCTGCAATCGTTGATCGGTGGCACTACAACGGAAGACGAGGCACTGGAGATACAACTTGAGAGCAATCCAGACCTCTTGATTACAAGTGAAGACCTTGAAAGGGGATACGGGATCAGACTGGTAGAAAAAGCGAAAAGACAATCCCCAGACATCAAAGCTCTCATTTTCTTATCACGTGAAACCCCAGAGGTTGTTCAAGAAGCGATGGAGGCTGGAGCAGACGGAGTGATGTTCGTCTCTTCCATGGGCACCGGAGACGGCGACTTCATTAACGCCTTAAGAACGACCAACAATGGAGGCATTTACTATCCAAGGGCTGTACTTGAAGCGGCAACAGCAAATGTCAAACCAGCACCAATTCTTGTAGACCCATTATCAGAAAGGGAGCTAGAGGTTATTCAATGTATTATTTGCGGAATGAAGAATACTGAAATCGCCGATTCACTGCTTGTTTCTGCCGAAACAGTTAAAAGCCATGTCAGCACAGTAATTCATAAGCTTGGAGTAAGAGACAGAACACAAGCAGCAGTCTTTGCCTTAACGCATGGCTTGGTTGAAGCACATATTTAA
- a CDS encoding acireductone dioxygenase has protein sequence MTELRIYATRGAGVEADRDSAVAAAPEALLSTSNAEQISAQLKTRGIKFQRWPSKPKLEQGAMQEQILEAYASLIASVQKNEGYQTVDVMRVERDQISGSTLRQTFRQEHQHAEDEVRFFVEGCGLFALHIKDEVLQVICEANDWIAIPAGTRHWFDMGVDPNYCVIRFFKNSGGWAASFTHDPIADHYPGLDQARKQTTQG, from the coding sequence ATGACGGAGCTGAGGATTTACGCAACGCGGGGCGCGGGTGTTGAGGCAGACCGTGATTCAGCCGTTGCTGCAGCACCAGAGGCACTTCTCAGCACCAGCAACGCTGAACAAATCAGCGCACAACTCAAAACGCGAGGCATCAAGTTTCAGCGTTGGCCAAGCAAGCCCAAGCTTGAGCAAGGGGCCATGCAAGAGCAGATTTTGGAGGCCTATGCATCGCTGATTGCTTCCGTCCAAAAAAACGAGGGTTACCAAACTGTGGATGTGATGCGCGTTGAGCGCGATCAGATCAGCGGCTCAACGTTGCGCCAAACATTTCGGCAAGAGCACCAGCATGCAGAGGATGAAGTGCGCTTTTTTGTGGAAGGGTGCGGGCTCTTTGCACTTCACATCAAGGATGAGGTGCTTCAAGTGATCTGCGAAGCCAATGATTGGATCGCAATTCCAGCTGGAACCCGGCACTGGTTCGACATGGGCGTCGACCCGAACTATTGCGTGATTCGTTTTTTTAAAAACTCAGGAGGATGGGCGGCGTCTTTCACCCATGATCCGATCGCCGATCACTATCCAGGCCTTGATCAAGCAAGAAAACAGACAACCCAGGGCTGA
- a CDS encoding precorrin-2 C(20)-methyltransferase: MPHALQLIGVGPGDPELLTIAAVRAIETADVVAYPVARADAEGMAWTIASRWTRSGQRRLPLVFPMVAEAEPRLKAWRHAADSLASELRRGLSVVLLCEGDTSLFASSSYVQLALRKQHPDLTLKLIPGIPAVCAAAAASAEMAMDWPLALQQDGVLIRPCPDRESDLERLLESAESNSMVLALIKLGQRWPWVRACLERRQLLEGSLFAQRVGWPDQVLARANEIPAESRPYFSLLLIRQTWPGVLP; the protein is encoded by the coding sequence GTGCCTCACGCTCTGCAATTGATCGGAGTGGGCCCTGGTGATCCAGAGCTTCTCACCATTGCTGCTGTTCGCGCGATTGAAACCGCTGATGTAGTGGCATATCCCGTCGCACGTGCCGATGCCGAGGGGATGGCTTGGACCATTGCTTCTCGCTGGACGCGATCTGGTCAGCGGCGATTGCCTCTGGTTTTTCCAATGGTGGCGGAAGCTGAGCCACGTTTGAAGGCTTGGCGGCATGCCGCTGATTCGCTGGCTTCCGAGCTGCGACGAGGTTTGTCGGTGGTTTTGCTTTGCGAAGGCGATACTTCTCTGTTTGCTTCGAGTAGCTATGTGCAGCTGGCGCTGCGCAAGCAGCACCCTGATCTCACGCTCAAGCTGATTCCAGGTATTCCTGCGGTTTGTGCCGCAGCCGCTGCTAGCGCAGAGATGGCGATGGATTGGCCCCTTGCCTTACAGCAAGACGGGGTGCTGATTCGTCCTTGCCCAGACCGTGAATCAGATCTGGAGCGATTGCTTGAATCAGCTGAGTCGAACTCCATGGTGTTGGCATTGATCAAGTTGGGTCAGAGATGGCCATGGGTTCGGGCCTGTCTGGAGAGGCGTCAGCTGCTTGAGGGCTCCCTCTTCGCGCAACGGGTGGGGTGGCCTGATCAGGTCTTGGCACGTGCCAACGAGATTCCCGCTGAGTCGAGACCCTATTTTTCATTGCTTCTCATTCGGCAGACTTGGCCTGGGGTATTGCCGTGA
- a CDS encoding DUF4079 domain-containing protein: MAWGIAVTESASFLTSLNWLGLIHPVLMILFVYPVVGATIRLGILARERRLDLNPIAPTVPVEHADHGRWVTGGMVLAVLVALFHNAMAGGMQGDQMLGFLLAVVGAAAAYVALLGAKGVIAKMLWAAACWFTLILIASQPALLQWRQSFPTAVWQSHLWGGSALIALMLAAVVIQKQIAGRLWMRRLHVSMNVVVALLLATQAITGTRDLFMR, translated from the coding sequence TTGGCCTGGGGTATTGCCGTGACAGAAAGCGCTTCGTTTCTCACCTCCTTGAATTGGCTCGGATTAATTCACCCCGTCTTGATGATTTTGTTTGTCTATCCGGTGGTGGGTGCCACGATTCGGTTGGGGATCTTGGCGCGAGAGCGGCGGCTGGATCTCAATCCAATTGCGCCAACGGTTCCGGTGGAACACGCCGATCATGGGCGTTGGGTGACCGGGGGGATGGTCTTGGCGGTGTTGGTGGCGTTGTTTCACAACGCAATGGCTGGAGGGATGCAGGGAGATCAGATGTTGGGTTTTTTGCTTGCTGTAGTTGGTGCTGCAGCGGCTTACGTAGCGTTGTTAGGAGCCAAAGGCGTCATCGCAAAGATGTTGTGGGCAGCAGCCTGTTGGTTCACTCTGATCCTGATTGCCTCACAGCCTGCCTTGCTCCAGTGGCGTCAGTCCTTCCCCACCGCGGTTTGGCAGTCGCATCTTTGGGGTGGTTCGGCTCTCATCGCCCTCATGTTGGCCGCCGTGGTGATACAGAAGCAGATTGCTGGTCGGCTCTGGATGCGAAGGCTGCATGTGTCGATGAATGTTGTTGTTGCTTTGTTGCTAGCGACGCAGGCAATCACGGGGACGCGTGACTTATTCATGCGCTGA